The Burkholderia sp. PAMC 26561 genome includes the window CGAGACCCAGGCCAACGTTGCCTGTGGGCAGCGTGAACAGGTTCGATGTCGAGGTCTTCGCGCTGACCGTATCGAGCTTCGTGATGGCCTGCTGGTAGTCGTCATGGAACACGCCGTCCAGACCGTTCGGCGTGGAACCCGGGTTCAGGAAGTTGTACCCGCCGTTTTGCAGCACGTTCTGCCAGCCCGCCACATCCAGCGAGTTGTAGAAGTGGCTGTCCACCGTGCTTTGCGAATGGCCTGCATCGACTGACCAGTCCCAGTCGCCCAGCTTCGGCGTGGTGAACGATCCCTTGATCCCGGTCGACGCCTTCCAGAACGTCGAGACCGTGTCCACGCCCACGCCCGCGGTCGGGAAGGTGTAGTTGATCGGGGTATCGACGCCGAACGGGTTGAACGGATTGCCGCCCGGCACCGTGCGGTTGAGCGGCGAGATGCTGTTGCTCTGCGGGTTGTACACGTTGGACAAGCTGCTCGCCGACTGCAGGCCGCCGTACTGCACGGTCTCGTCGCGGCTGCCCCAGAACTCGGCGTACGCCTGCATGTCGTCGTTGATCTGGAACGTGCCGCGCACCTTGGCGTTCAGGCGTGTGGTCGACGGAACCAGCGAGTAGTCATGCGCCGTGTTGTAGGTACACGTGCTGCCGGCGGTCCGGCCGGTCGTGGTGTTCGGCGGGCAGGGGTTGAGCGGGACGTTGGTGCCGTCCGGCTGGGTCCAGAAGCTCTGCTGGTTGTTGCCGGCCGGCAGGTTGTTGCCGCCGAAGCGCGTGAAGTCCTGGCTGCTGGTCATGTCGCGGTCAGCGAGGGTCGAGCCCGAATCGCGAAACCAGCTCGCCGAACCCGTGACGTTGAAGCGGTCCGTAGCAAGATTGCCGAAGCCGCCGAGCACGCTGAAGCTGCCTTGTGCATCGCCCGGATGTTGTGCCTTGCCGAGCTGGCTGTCGATCTGGAAGCCCTGGAAATTCTTCTTCGTGATGATGTTGACCACGCCCGCAATGGCGTCCGAACCGTACTGCGATACCGCACCCGTCTTCACGATTTCGATCCGGTCGATGGTGTTCAGCGGGATCGTGTTGATGTCGAAGAATGTGTCGGTGAAGTTCACCGCTTGCGCGTAGTTGGCGACGCGCTGGCCGTCGACCAGCACCAGCGTGTATTTCTCGGACAGGCCACGCAATGCAATGCCGGCGCCGCCTGGAGCGGTGCTGTTCATCGTCGATTGCGACCAGCTGCTGGCCGAGTTTGCCGACACGCCGCGCAAGAAATCGGCAACGGTGGTGTAGCCGCTTTGTTCGATCTCCTTGGCTGTCACAGTCTGGACTTCCGTGTTGCCTACCTTGTCCGACGTACGGATCAGCGAGCCCGTGACTTCCACTTTTTCAAGCTTGGTCGGAGCCGCGGACGTCGCTGCAGCGGGTGTCGTGGCCGTTGTGGAAGTCGTACCCGACGCGCCGCCTGTGCCGCTCTGGTCGACGGTCTGTGCGTGCGCCATCGGAATGAATGCGGCGCTCAGCACGAGTTCGGCGCCAATGATGCCCTTGATCGCCGTTACCAATCTCTTCTGTTTCACGTGCTCTCCCTCTTGTCAGTGAGCATATTTGATCGAACCAACCGGCCGGCTCGTGCGAGTTGCACGGACCGGTCATGCGATGTTTGTCGACGCTTTTTATTGCGGGGCGCGCTAAACGCTGGTTGCGTCGTTTGAACATCGTCAGTCAAGGCGCAATCTCAATCGTGTTGAAAGGCGCCGTTGATAAGCGGCTGCACCAAGAGCACGAGTTATGCCAATTTGCGAAAGGGATTAAACGGAAGAGCCGGATACGGCCATTTATTTCTGCAGTAAGAATTTGAAATGAATGCGTTTTATTTTTTATTGCCAATTGCTGTTTAGCGATTAAAGTAAAACGGCTTTTTCGGATCGCAATAACACCCTTTATTTTGGCGCGCTGTTGTTTGTAAGGTGAGTTAGAGGAGTTAGTCTAATTAATGTGGTGCAATCGCTGCACCTTGAAAGGGAACAGATTGCATCACACTGTGCATTACGGTTTGAAAGCAATTGTGAGGGGTTATCACGGCGTGTGTGCACAGTATAAACATAAGCAATGCGTTTATGTAATACCCCTGCGCAAACTCTTTGCCATGGCGGGATTGAGCTGCACGGGGCAGCCTAGGGTTTGGGAGTATGTAGAATCATCGATAATCAAAAAGATGACCCGTGCATGTATATTACACAAAGCTTTCATTAGCACCAGTGTAATCATTCGGTGCACAAATAAAGGGTTTATTGGGTTAAGTCAGCTTGATGGCAGGCTTTAAGCGTATTCCGAAGGATCAAGATTGACCTGGCGGTACCGAACAGAAATCTGCGTGACAAAAGACGCACCTCTCTAATTCGGGAAATTCGCCGTAAGATCAAGGCGCCGCATGAGGGTGGACGAGCAGCAGATCAAAAGCGGGTTATCGCTTGGCATAGCCGTTGCTTAGAGAGTCGCGCTTTTGCGGGTAGCGTCGAAAACGAAGCCGCCCGCTTTAAGAAATACCGTCATCCACAAAATGATTAGCATCTTTTGTCCTAACCGGAGTCCGCAGTGCTGAATACCCTCATTAATTATTCGGTCCAGTCGATGGGCCTCATTCCCCTTCTCGGCGTCATCTTCCTGCTGGGCATGGCCGTGATCATCGAGCGTCTGGTGTTCTTCGCTAGAGCAGTGCGCGCAGGCAAGACTATCGAACACGATCTGAAACTTCTGAAGGCCAATCATCCGGAAGACGCCGCAAAGCTCGTCAAGCATTACGACTCGACCGTGCAGGCCGAACTCGTGAAGACGGCCATGAAGGTCAGCGGCCGCGACGAGGCAGTCGTCGAGCGCGAAGTGGAAGAGGCGATCATGTTTCAGATGCCGCGTCTGGACCGTAACCTGTGGGTGCTCGATACCGCCGTCACGCTCGGACCGTTGCTCGGGCTGCTCGGCACGATCATCGGCATGGTGGAGTCGTTCAATGTGCTCGGCGCGAGCGGCACGGCAAATCCCAATGGTGTGACGGGCGGTATCGGCCATGCGCTGACGGCCACGGCCTGCGGTCTTGTCATTGCCATCATCTGCGTGATCTTTCTCAACTACTTCAACAAACGCATCCGCATGACGGTCAATCAGTTCGACCTGATCAAGTCGCTGCTGGTCTCGCGTTTCTCCGCGCCGGTTCGCCGCAGCGCTGACGTGCGCCCTGAAATTGCCGCATGAGTTGCTGCATAGAGGGCTCTCGAGCCGTTTGCAGCATGCATCAATGTCGTTTGGAAACAGAAGAGGTTTGAGATGAGTAGAAATCACCGCAGTCATTATCTGGGCGCGGAAGAGAAGGCACGCATCGAGATCATCCCGATGATCGACATCATGATGTTCCTGCTGGTCTTCTTCATGCTCGCCACGCTCAAGATGATCCAGGGTGCGGGCATCAAGCTGGACCTGCCGCAATCCAGTACCGCCGAAGCGTTGCAGCAGACCATCAAGGTATCGATCGGCGTGACGAAGACCGACGAGCTTTACCTGGACGCGAAGCCCATCACGCCCGACGAACTCACCACGCGCCTGAAGGGCCTCGTGAGCGATTCGAAGAAAGTCGATGTCGCCATCTCCGGCGACGAAGGCACGAGCTACAAGAACATCATCCACGTGATGGACCTGGTGCGCGCGGCCGGTATCAGCTCTGTAGCACTGGCGACGAATCCGACGACATGAACGCTCCCGTACATCTGGTCAGCACGCCTCGCGTGCCTCTGGACGGGGCGCTGTGGGCGTCGAAGGGAGCATCGAAAGACGGCAAGGTATCGATGAAAGTCGCGGTCGGCGCCGCGTTGCTCGTCGAACTGTTGCTGATTGCCGGTCTCTCGCACGTGAACTTCACCCCTGACGCGCCGCCGCCGCCGAAAGAACTGCGCGTGCGCATGGCGCCACCGCCGCCTCCGCCACCGCCGCCGCCCGAGGTGAAGAAGCTCGAGCCGCCGCCGGCTCCCACGCCGCAAAAGCCGGTGCCGAAGAAAGTCGAGCCGAAGCCGTTGCCCACGCCCAAGCCGCCGCCGGCCAAACCGTCGCCCGCGCCGAAGGAAGCGCAGATCCCGGCTGCAGCGAATCCGTCCGCCAACGCGCCTGCCGTGGCCACCACGCCGTCCAACTCGCCGCCAAGTCCGCCAGTGGCCGCAACGGGCGCCGCGCCTGTCGCGCCGCCTGCGTTGCATGGTGTGGTGGATGGCCGTGGACACTGCCAGTCCGTGCAGCCGCAGATTCCGCGCAAGGCGCTGCAGGACGGCATCTCGGCTGACGTGATCGCGCATCTGACGATCAATCCGGACGGCAGCGTGGGCGCCGTGAAGATCGTGAAGACGACGCCGCCGACTTCGGTCTTCAACGAAGCCGTCACGACTGCAGCCAAGGCGTACAAGTGCGAGAAGAACGCCGAGCCGTATGTTGGCGAGGTGACCTTCTCGTTCAAGACCGCGCCGAGCAGCGACGACGAATGACCGTCTTCATGCGCGTTCGTTGGATCTGATCCATCACAAAGTTGAACCAAACCTTCGGCATGTCCCGCTCAGTGTGTGAGACATGCCGAAGGCCGCTGCAACCGCGAGTAGTCACTGATCATTGGCCATTGGCGGCAAGTCATGAATTCCGGGAGTTTCCTTGATGTTTTTCGCTTCGTCCGTTTCTTCATCCGTTCTTCCTGCGCGCCGGTCGTCCACTTTATTGGCCGCGTGTCTCTTCAGCGCCGCAATCCTCCCCAGTCTCGCCAGCGCGGCCATCATCCCGCCCGGCACGCAACTCGCCGCGAAGCAGGAGTTGGTGCGCAACAATGGCAGCGAAGTCGAGACGCTCGATCCGAACGTCGCCGAATCCGTGCCGGCCAATAACGTTACGCGAGATCTCTTCGAAGGCTTGACTGCTGTTCGCTCCGACGGTGAAACGGTACCCGGCGTCGCCGAGAAGTGGGAAATGAAAGACTCGACCACGTGGATCTTTCATCTGCGAAAGAATGCGAAGTGGTCGAACGGCGAACCAGTCACGGCGGGAGATTTCGTTTTCAGTGCCCAGCGGCTCGTCGATCCAAAAACCGCATCGCCATATGCGAACACGTATGGCATGTTCCTGCTGAACGGCACGGAAATCGTCGCGGGCAAAAAGCCGGTCGCATCGCTTGGTGTGACGGCGATCGACGCGAATACGCTGCAGATAAGGACCCCGTACCCGGTACCGTTCCTGCCTGACCTGATGACCAACACGAACTTCGGCCCCATCAACAAGGCCGCGATGGAGAAGAACGGCAAGGACTGGACGAAGCCGGGCAAGCTCGTCAGCAACGGCGCGTTCATGCTGAAAGACTGGCAGGTGAACAACCGGCTCGTGCTCGCGAAGAACCCGAATTACTGGAATGCCGGCTACGTACAACTGAACCAGGTGACGTACCTGCCTATCGAAGATGAGAACACGGACGTCAAGCAGTACGAGTCGGGCGGCAACGACTGGGTTTACCAATTGCCCTCTGGCACGTTCGCGCGCTACAAGCAGGAGTATCCGAACGAGATGCGCGCAGCGCCCATGCTCGGCTTGCGCTACTACTCGTTCAACAACAAGGACCCGTTGTTGAAAGACGTACGCGTGCGCAAGGCGTTGTCGATGGTCATCGATCGCGACATCCTAGCGCAACGCGTCACGGCCGATGGCCAGATCCCGGCGTATGGCGTGATTGTGAAGGGCGTGAAGGGCGCGGACGTGAACGCCTACGACTGGGCGTCATGGCCCATGGCAAAGCGCGTGGAAGAGGCCAAGAAACTGTTGGCCGAAGCGGGCGTGAAGCCTGGCACCAAGCTGCAGTTCGCGATGAACACCAGCGAATATCACAAGAAAATGGCGATCTTCGCGGCGTCGGAATGGAAGAGCAAGCTCGGGCTCGATACCGACATCCAGGCCATGGAATTCAAGGTCTTGCTGAAGAAGCGCCATGATGGCGATTACCAGATTGCGCGCAACGGCTGGGTTGCCGACTACAACGACGCCAGCACGTTCCTGACGCTGGTTCAGTGCGGCTCGGAGCAAAACGACAATCAGGCCTGCAATCCGAAAGCCGATGCGCTGATGCGTGAAGCATCGAACTCCACCGATCCCGCCACGCGCCTGAAGCTGCAAACGGAAGCGGGCAAGGTTGCAATGGAAGACTATCCCATGCTGCCGCTCCTGCAATACACGCTCGTGCGCCTCGTGAAGAGCTACGTGGGCGGTTATTCCACGAAGAATCCGATGGACCACT containing:
- a CDS encoding energy transducer TonB, translating into MNAPVHLVSTPRVPLDGALWASKGASKDGKVSMKVAVGAALLVELLLIAGLSHVNFTPDAPPPPKELRVRMAPPPPPPPPPPEVKKLEPPPAPTPQKPVPKKVEPKPLPTPKPPPAKPSPAPKEAQIPAAANPSANAPAVATTPSNSPPSPPVAATGAAPVAPPALHGVVDGRGHCQSVQPQIPRKALQDGISADVIAHLTINPDGSVGAVKIVKTTPPTSVFNEAVTTAAKAYKCEKNAEPYVGEVTFSFKTAPSSDDE
- a CDS encoding MotA/TolQ/ExbB proton channel family protein is translated as MLNTLINYSVQSMGLIPLLGVIFLLGMAVIIERLVFFARAVRAGKTIEHDLKLLKANHPEDAAKLVKHYDSTVQAELVKTAMKVSGRDEAVVEREVEEAIMFQMPRLDRNLWVLDTAVTLGPLLGLLGTIIGMVESFNVLGASGTANPNGVTGGIGHALTATACGLVIAIICVIFLNYFNKRIRMTVNQFDLIKSLLVSRFSAPVRRSADVRPEIAA
- a CDS encoding ExbD/TolR family protein, which codes for MSRNHRSHYLGAEEKARIEIIPMIDIMMFLLVFFMLATLKMIQGAGIKLDLPQSSTAEALQQTIKVSIGVTKTDELYLDAKPITPDELTTRLKGLVSDSKKVDVAISGDEGTSYKNIIHVMDLVRAAGISSVALATNPTT
- a CDS encoding peptide ABC transporter substrate-binding protein; amino-acid sequence: MFFASSVSSSVLPARRSSTLLAACLFSAAILPSLASAAIIPPGTQLAAKQELVRNNGSEVETLDPNVAESVPANNVTRDLFEGLTAVRSDGETVPGVAEKWEMKDSTTWIFHLRKNAKWSNGEPVTAGDFVFSAQRLVDPKTASPYANTYGMFLLNGTEIVAGKKPVASLGVTAIDANTLQIRTPYPVPFLPDLMTNTNFGPINKAAMEKNGKDWTKPGKLVSNGAFMLKDWQVNNRLVLAKNPNYWNAGYVQLNQVTYLPIEDENTDVKQYESGGNDWVYQLPSGTFARYKQEYPNEMRAAPMLGLRYYSFNNKDPLLKDVRVRKALSMVIDRDILAQRVTADGQIPAYGVIVKGVKGADVNAYDWASWPMAKRVEEAKKLLAEAGVKPGTKLQFAMNTSEYHKKMAIFAASEWKSKLGLDTDIQAMEFKVLLKKRHDGDYQIARNGWVADYNDASTFLTLVQCGSEQNDNQACNPKADALMREASNSTDPATRLKLQTEAGKVAMEDYPMLPLLQYTLVRLVKSYVGGYSTKNPMDHYRSEDLYIIKH
- a CDS encoding TonB-dependent receptor plug domain-containing protein; protein product: MKQKRLVTAIKGIIGAELVLSAAFIPMAHAQTVDQSGTGGASGTTSTTATTPAAATSAAPTKLEKVEVTGSLIRTSDKVGNTEVQTVTAKEIEQSGYTTVADFLRGVSANSASSWSQSTMNSTAPGGAGIALRGLSEKYTLVLVDGQRVANYAQAVNFTDTFFDINTIPLNTIDRIEIVKTGAVSQYGSDAIAGVVNIITKKNFQGFQIDSQLGKAQHPGDAQGSFSVLGGFGNLATDRFNVTGSASWFRDSGSTLADRDMTSSQDFTRFGGNNLPAGNNQQSFWTQPDGTNVPLNPCPPNTTTGRTAGSTCTYNTAHDYSLVPSTTRLNAKVRGTFQINDDMQAYAEFWGSRDETVQYGGLQSASSLSNVYNPQSNSISPLNRTVPGGNPFNPFGVDTPINYTFPTAGVGVDTVSTFWKASTGIKGSFTTPKLGDWDWSVDAGHSQSTVDSHFYNSLDVAGWQNVLQNGGYNFLNPGSTPNGLDGVFHDDYQQAITKLDTVSAKTSTSNLFTLPTGNVGLGLGTEFRHESSIINPRTYSSLGIVSPAQIQTVDGSRNVAAVFYQVEIPIIRALTFTQSGRYDHYSDFGGAFSPSFALRYQPVQAFTTFASFSRGFRAPTLVENSQASYTGHQNLTDPYDPRGPTKAFTTEFTNGNPNLQPEHTKNYNIGFQLSPDATSDIGAGFYKVRIDGVIGTEDPVAELAANDPSQVIRNPDGTLRYITSQFINLGSLDTDGFDFNWRKTVGTPVGSFTLSGDWAYVWHFKLHSPGAATADFAGNNLALNQPFGASNPRWKGNTDLTWDYHKFTTTLTWQYTGPYTNAIADINGDTPLSVASYSQFNLFTSYRGFKNWTIYAGINNLFDKKPPFDAEWTSGADLTGYDQSLYTDVGRFFQIGATYRFK